CAGAAGTATTCGTCTCTGTCCCATATCCTTATGATCAGGTTCTTCTCAATGAGCTTGTCTCTAAGCCTTTGAACAGGCTCTTCAGCTAGCCTCTCGAATATTACGTCAGGATCCTCTATAGCTTCTCTAAGGATCTCCAGGCTTTCATCGTTTAATCTGAGCAGAGCCTCTTCAAGGTTTCTGGATACTATCAGATCATTCACTACGTGCTCCACCCTCCACCCAGCTCTGAGAAGCCCTGAGAGTATCATTGGGCTCCCTCCTGTCAACCTCCAAGTGGTCTCGAAGTCGAGCTTGGGATCTGGTACAAACCTATATAGCTCTTCGAATCCATTCCTAGACATATTCCACATAATCCTAATGGTGACCCACCTATGTCTACCAACCCTCTCCCACGTTATGCCCTCACTGCTGGTCACCAACACTGCAATCCTCTCATATTCTCTAGGTGGATACTCGATGAGATTCAGCAATGTTTTGGCGTAAGCCTCAGCCTTATCTAGCCCCACAGCCTGGAATATATCATCCATCAGCACTGCGACCCTAGGTCTCGAAAACTTCTTAATCACTCTATAAGCTATGCTAATAGCTACATCAACTATTTTAGAGTAGGGTTCTGGAAATACACCGAGAACCTCCTTAACTATGTCTTTCACCGAGGGGGTGAACTCCAAGATCTCTTCAAACCTCTCGGCAAGGGGATTTGTATAGATCACATGGTATCCGAACTCCTCCTCAAGAATCACTTTAGCTTGTCTAAGAAAGGCTGTTTTACCACATCCCTCAGGACCATAGATGACATAGACGGGGTATGTACCTTTTTCAGCTAGTTCAGATAACTGTTTCAAAGCTCTATCCCTGTCTACGAATTCAACCTTGAGATCCGCAAAGCTAAGCCTAATCCTCCTCAATACTGGATCACCCCTAGAACTTCTTCAGTATCCTCCTAACAGCTTCTCTATGTAGCGGAGTCTGCCAGGCATAGAATTCTCCTATACCTAGCTCCAGATCCTTCTCTGGAGGTGGAAAATCTATCCATCCAAACTCATCACGCTCCCACATCCTTGAAATGAGGTTTCTAGCAATAAGCTCATCCCTAAGCTTCCTCGCAGCCTCTTCACGCAGTTTGCGAAGTATTGCATCGGGATCCTCCAAAGCCTCCTCCAAAAGCTCCCTAGTATATGAGTCAAGTGTAGAGATCCATTCATATAGAGACTTCTCCCTTATAATCCTGCTAAGAACAGCTTCAACAGACCAATTCGATTTATAGAGCTTCTCTAACACATCAGGATTTCCACCTGTAAGCCTCCAAACCTCTTCAAACGAGGGTTTGGGCTCTGGTAACAATTTGTACAGCTCTTCAAACCCATCTCTAGACATATTCCACATAACGAATATATCGGCCCATCTATGCCTCCCAATCCTCTCCCAGGTAACGCCTTCGCTAGACACTACGATAACCACGATTCTCTCATATTCTTCAGGTGGATATTCAATCAAGTTTAGAAGTATCTTTGTATATATCTCAGCCTTGTCTAATCCAATAGCCTGGAATATGTCGTCCATGAGGACTG
Above is a genomic segment from Ignisphaera aggregans DSM 17230 containing:
- a CDS encoding ATPase (InterPro IPR011579~KEGG: pcl:Pcal_0901 hypothetical protein~PFAM: ATPase~SPTR: A3MUK9 Putative uncharacterized protein~PFAM: Archaeal ATPase), which translates into the protein MRRIRLSFADLKVEFVDRDRALKQLSELAEKGTYPVYVIYGPEGCGKTAFLRQAKVILEEEFGYHVIYTNPLAERFEEILEFTPSVKDIVKEVLGVFPEPYSKIVDVAISIAYRVIKKFSRPRVAVLMDDIFQAVGLDKAEAYAKTLLNLIEYPPREYERIAVLVTSSEGITWERVGRHRWVTIRIMWNMSRNGFEELYRFVPDPKLDFETTWRLTGGSPMILSGLLRAGWRVEHVVNDLIVSRNLEEALLRLNDESLEILREAIEDPDVIFERLAEEPVQRLRDKLIEKNLIIRIWDRDEYFWIDVPPPERDPGLGIGKRYAWQSPLHREAVRRVLSASSK
- a CDS encoding ATPase (InterPro IPR011579~KEGG: pcl:Pcal_0901 hypothetical protein~PFAM: ATPase~SPTR: A3MUK9 Putative uncharacterized protein~PFAM: Archaeal ATPase) gives rise to the protein MKRIKLAFAGREIEFIDRERALKQIFEWAEKGTWDVHVIYGPEGCGKTALLKQIKMLLEEEFNYYVIYVSPLAKDLREILIYTPTIREIVEEVVKSFPESYSKIVDVAITIASRVMRRIRKPKIAVLMDDIFQAIGLDKAEIYTKILLNLIEYPPEEYERIVVIVVSSEGVTWERIGRHRWADIFVMWNMSRDGFEELYKLLPEPKPSFEEVWRLTGGNPDVLEKLYKSNWSVEAVLSRIIREKSLYEWISTLDSYTRELLEEALEDPDAILRKLREEAARKLRDELIARNLISRMWERDEFGWIDFPPPEKDLELGIGEFYAWQTPLHREAVRRILKKF